The sequence TAGAGAGTCCGGCTGGGGACCAGAAATGAGATAGATGGAGAGTCTGGcttggggaccaggaataagatggagAGTCAGGCTGGAGACCAAGAATTAGGTGGAGTGTcaggctggggaccaggaatgagatggggaatcaggctggggaccaggaatgagatcgGTATCCTTATTGGGGACTATGAATCAGATGGTGAAAATGTTGAGGTCAATAAATGAAAGGGGAGTCATGCTGGGAACAATACTATAACAGATAGAAGATACAAGTTTTTGCCTTTCATCACCATTATTTGGGTGCTGTACATCCTTACTGACGTCATTAGATAATTTATCCACATTCTACAGTATATACTTTTTTCTTTGACAGGACCACCCCTATATAAAGCATATTTGGGTGGTCTGATCACAGTGatttctctgtatatgtatattacaaTGTTCCTTTTGGCCATGTTTGTACCATATAATATACTTACTACACTTTGCCTTTCTTGTGGATGATCTTTTTTCCACATCTGAAGGTGACGTTTCTGCCCTCTGGAACCAATCTCACCTTGGTTCTAGGCGGTATTGGTGTTGGCATCCGCGTTGGGAATGGAAAGTCTACAGTGTATGATAATAAAAAGTTAGATATGTACAAGACAAAGCGATCAAGAGCCTATAGGGGGGAACATCAGTCATCCTCATTCTTCACTTGAGTATCCACTTTTAGACCCAATGGACATATAGAGATGATTTATAGTCTTCTGCTGATGTTCCAGTCCATAGACCATTACATGTCTAAAAACAAccatagggattttttttttacccttcggctgttgcaaaactccaatttccatcatgcctggacagccagagctttagctttggcttttcaggcatgatgggaattggagttTTGTCACAGATTgagagctgaaggttccctatcgtAAAGTCGTACCAGAGATAGATTCTTGACGTTATTTAAGAGAATCTGTCAATCTTTTTCAATATGCTATTTTTTTTCAAGGGAATCTATTTACATTGTAGGTAAAATGTATTATATGCAACCCATTGGCTTCATAGTAAAGATGAGACCTGATTGTCAGCAGTTCTAACCTTGTGGGGTGTCTAGGCTGCTTAGAGGGATTTGTCTGTTGAGCCTTCAGAAGTGCTGACAGGCCTATACAGGGGGAGTGTAATGATATCTTATTCCTAATGTGTAAACTGTAAGACCAAAAGAAACACTGAAGTCTCATCTGCCCAGGAAGATGGCTCTTTTTGTTGGGTTTCCAGAAGTGTCTATTAAAGGCTTCTTTGTTCATGTCTTTCTAACATCCAGTTAGGAGACTACTGGAGTTGGTTGCATGACCGGTACAGACACAGCTGTTAGCAGCTTTGATGGctcggattccctttaaagagactctgtcagtaggtttaggatGTCCTGGGTagcataaactggtgacagagaagctgaacagaatgatgtatcacttacattgttctgtgcagctgattctgagatatcctcctgtattacatggacaataagtagtcctctccattatgtgcatgagcccagtagtcctggatattaatGAGAAGCAGAaatctccgcccaccagctgctgattggcaagtTATCtagccatgctgtgtataggcagtcaactgtcaatcagtagctggaaggcggggggaggggtgtggcaagaatcctattctcctgcatattaggagaacagctgaacagaatgatgcaagtaatacatcgatctgttcagcatttctgtcactagtttatgatgctctcatttaaggcggcataaacctagtgacaaattccctttcaGCAGCAATGTCTTAGTCACAGCAGCCTATAGCTTAGACATCCCACAAGATTAAACCTGCTGCTAACCACAAGTCTTGCCCGTTTATCATAGGACCAGCTGCTCTGATGTCCACTAGATGCATAGGCTTGCAGCAATGAATGAAACATGAGTTTTAGAACATACTGACAATAATGGAGATGCTAGGATAGATACCATAGCAGAAGTCACAGCTGTACGGACAGTACTTCTTCATAGGTTTCCTCCTGGAGTCACAGTACCCTTTCTGTGCCCAgctggcacacactatatatcGGTCTCTGCACCCTGCAAGAAAATGACACATTTTGTTAATCCAATCGATTCAACACCTAAAGAATTGACAGAACATGTACGGCTCACATGTACCCACCATAAAGGCTGAAGATGCCCCACAAGTCATCCTGGGAGATGGTCTTCTTCCCAGTCAGGGTGGCATTTATGTGCATCAGGGCATTGCTGTTGAGAGAATGCATCAAGCCCAGGGAATGTCCTATTTCATGAGCGGCCACATGCACCAGGTCCGTGAGCCATACCCCTACAGAGAAAGGAAGACACCATTATTATACCAGTGCTTAGCTGGTGTAGCCTACGTCTTAAAGGATATTGTCATCCGTATTGGCACACAATATGATAATACTGAACATTTCTTATTTTGTTGGATTGTAGTATGTATCATCTCACCACATTCAAAAAGGGCTCtggaacttccccaggtaactatagacctgtaagcttaacgtccattgtggggaaactatttgaggggcttataagggactacatccaggaatatgtagtggctaatagtattataagtgataaccagcatggttttactaaggacagaagctgtcaaaccaacctgatatgtttctacgaagaggtgagtagaagcctggatgggggagcagctgtggatatcgtgtacctggattttgctatagcgtttgacacagttcctcatggacgtctgatgggtaagttaaagtctatcggtttggaaagtttaatgtgtaactggattgaaaactggcttaataatcgtacccagagagtggtggtcaatgattcctactccgaatggtccccggtaataagtggtgtaccccaagggtcagtactgtgccctcttctgtttaacttgtttattaatgatattgagaatggaattaacagcaatttttctatctttgcagatgacaccaagctttgtagtacagtacagtctatggaggatgtgcagatgttacaggatgacttagacacactgagtgtttgggcgtccacttggcaaatgaggttcaatatggataaatgtaaagttattcacctgggtactaataacccgcatgcatcatatgtcctggggggaggttactctgggagagtcacggatggagaaggatctgggtgtacttgtagataatagactacagaacagcacacaatgtcagtcagtggcttctaaggccagcaggatattgtcatgcattaaaacaggcctggactcatgggacagggatataatagtctggagaagagacgtttaaggggagatatgattaatttatttcaatatataaatggccccaacaagaaatatggggaaaagatggtccaggtaaaaccccctcaaaggacaagagggcactgcctccgcctggagaaaaaaaggttcaatctccggaggcgacaagccttctttaccatgagaactgtgaatctgtggaacagtctaccccaggatctggtcacagcaaaaacagtagagggcttcaaaacagggctagacaagttcttagagcaaaataatataactgcatatgtatagaacctatcacccctcccccttccctgtatccatcccctccttggttgaacttgatggacatgtgtcttttttcaaccgtattaactatgtactatgtaactatgtaacattaaggtgacctcagagagatggtcctgGCTCTGCACTCCGCCCATCTCCTCTGGGTGTTTTAAGCAATGACTAGATGGATCCTGCAAGTGTAGTGTCTCACTATGGGTGTTTCTTTTGTTCTTGTACATCCAGGTAAAACTAGTTTGCTCAGGTGCCACAGCTAGTGCAGTTAGTGCAGCAGCCACTAGGGGTCTAACtacccctgtgcacagctgcagttttaTACTTCTTTGCTTACACACTTTCTGGGGAGTAGGTAGCAGTGGGGTAACCGTAGAAATAGGAAACACCCTTGCCTTTGCCGAGGATCTTCACTTCAGGACTTGAATAAAATGTTTTAGCGGTTTGATCCattctaaatatctatattatgtataAGGTCTTAGCAATGGCAGATGCTGTCACCCTCATCATGCGCACCTGCATGGTGTGAATAGTGGTATTGGTTTTGCTggccattttttgtttttctgtgatATGACCAGATGTCACCATACTTCTGGCCACATAGCGTATTTGAGGACTTGTGACCGGATTTCACAATCCTATGCATCATAGCCTTCTAAGAAGGTCAGGTTGGCGGCATAAAGCCTATTTCCTGTCTCTAGAAAACATCACGTGGACGTGTGATCTCATTGTTACCCAATGCAAATTAAAATGTCATCGTCTGCGGATGTAGAGAAATATTTTTGCCATCTGGCTCCCATACTGCATTCTGGATAAGCGACTAAGAGAGATCTGCACAAGGTCTATACCAGTGGTCTCCGGCtttttactacaactcccagccaagTCACTGGTTTGGAGACCACTGGTCTGTATATCAGACATCCTCACCACGTAACATAACCTGTTTTTCTTACCTTTTTTCCAGCTGAACCTGGTGTCTCCTAATATCCAGTATTCACTGTCATCGAAATGAATCTCCCCGGTCTGTGGGAAATAAGCGTGTGCCAACTCCCCGGTGGTTCCATCAAAGCAGTAATGGATACGGGACTCCAGACAGTCTGTGTGGTTTATACCATAGAACCCTGATAACATATAGAACAATTGTGTGTATTATTACTGTTATATAATATGCCTATACCTAACAAACATTGCCTAACAAGCCAGATAAAAGGTTCTGTATTCTTCCAAATGGAGCGCTTAGGcaaggcatggggaaccttcggccctccaactgttgcaaaactacaattcccatcatgcctggacagccgaagcaaagctttggctgtccaggcatgatgggaatcgtagttttgcaacagctggagggccaagggtcCCCCACTTccttgcagctcagccccatctAAGTTAATagggctgaactgcaataccagacaaagtTACTATCAGCAATGAGCGTTCTTGCCAGATGATAGTTGGTGTTTACACATGGAAAACCCTCTAACATATAGTGCCTCTAGCTATAGTATAGTCCAATACTTTATTGGAGATGACCCTTCATGCCCCTGTGGTAATGGGATTTATGTGAACGAGCGATCAACTTACCAATCTTCATGTCACTTTCTTGGTCTGCAGGGACCTCCTTGAAGTGAAAGGGGGTCACCTCACTCCACATACGGTAGGCCTCCGCTATGCCCTTTCTTGTATCACTCTCATTAATTAGGTTTCTTGGGAATGAAACAATTCTGGAATAagccagggaaaaaaaaagttaacaaacTTTAGAAAAAGATTGTTTTGTCCACCCCGACATTTATTTATGCTACTCTAAGGTTAGGTTCCCGCTACTTTTTTGCTGTTTGCTTAAcctctttgtgctgcagctagtttgggccttaaaggggtattccacttaaacataacttttcatatgttgccgcccatggtgaggctaacaattccttccatacttattattatctattcagtctccttcccccagttctgagctgctgctttctgctgaagacaccaaAATCTGGGTATGaggttttctctctgtctccccctctttccccctcccttctgagacagctgatgtaaacaagtccatgactagctttatctgtaactttgtagcttctttgtaatgctgggagggttattctgaagtctggttgctaatgaactcactgttatTAATTCTCCccgtattacaaagaagctacaatgttgcagatataaCAAGTTAGAGACTattttttacatcagccgtctccataacaagtatggaaggaattgttagtctcaccatgggcagcaacatatcaaaaattatgttcgacgggaatattcctttaatgaccaagctaatttttcaaaatctggtTTTGGGCTAATTTTTTGCAGTAAAGAcatgtagtttttattgatatcaagtttttacatatactgtatatgatttgGGTTGGTAGTTACGGAGTGCCAATACaatgttttttaaatttttttatgtaacagtttattatatatggaggataaaatgcatttttaatatTGGGGAGGGGGTTATGTTTTATTGCaaacttttctttttacttttacaccGGTGGACATTACCCAGTGATCTTCTGAGCACTCTTACAACTGTTATAGTCTATGTATATGTCAGCACTGCACTGACAGGCAACCTACACAGCCATGCCTCTGGCATATCAATGGCAATCCTGAGGGTCTTCAAAAGGCCTCTGGGATTAACATGGCGCTGATCAGAAGCCTGTACCTCGCCACATGACTCccaatcaggtgagtatgggtgctCACCCCACCGGAGCCCGTTACATGCCGTTGTCATGACTTGACAGTGGCATATAATGGGTTAAACTTCCCGTAACGGTTAATCTCCTCCAGGTTATTACAACTGGAGATCATCTGTCATATTGTGGAGTCAGATGCTGAGCATAAAGTTTTGATGGGTGTTCTAAGCTAAAGAATTGTTCCTACACGTACCTGTACAGAAATTCTGGGGTCTCCCTACATATACCTGTATGGAATGCTGGGGTGTCCCTACACATACCTGTATGTCAGGTTGTAATGGTCCCATTTCAGCAGGCCTGGTGTCAGGGTGTAGCGTTTCGCCCTCAGATGATACGGCAGGCGAAGAATCGGCATTGGAGCTACCGCAGAGTCTACCTTAGAAAGAGTTAAAATGTCAGATACAAGATCTTTAATTTAAGAAGAAAAGCCATTGGTGGATGGTTTCTTTTGCAGCAAGCAACCTACGagtcggggaaaaaaaaaaaaaaaaacaactatcaaGTCAGGcaagaccccctcccctccccttttcGCATTGCCTTATCACTGGggagggagaagaagagggagagaaaataaatgcttactgaaaaaaaaatgtgtttcccTAACATGATTATCACTTTAAGatgcccctttaaatgtctttATTTTCTGTACAGTTCTTTTATTCTTTCCAGCCTTTGCCTCTGATGCAGCCAGGCTGTGGTGTATTATGGCAGACCTGGGAATAATCCTGCACAGAACCTGTGATGCTAAGCCTAGACTTTCATTAAGGGAAATTGTGACTCAGCATAAAGCCTCATATGTGGAATATCGCTCAGGGCAGAAAaccgacatatatatatatatatatatatacacacacacacacacacacacacacacacacacacacacacacacacacactttattggCCATATCAGATGATTCAGAGCAGTATCTagtttcgaacgatttaacgataatctgaacgataatcgtccggtggaatagggcccttagagtgcaAGGATTTAGGAtgtttttacacagagagacagatttttgaagccaaagccagaaacagactataaacaggtaactggtcatacaggaaagactggatttctactctttacaaatccattcctggctttggcttcaataatctgtcagataaatctctctgtgtaaaggcacccttacttaGTGCCTGTAGATTGTCATGGCATGATAGGAACCTGTTGAGAAGTGAGTGGAAgtgaccacccacttgacttgCTAatttgggggggttgggggaaaAAAGTGTCTAATAGGTAGaataaggctgcgtttacacacaccgttttattttacaaatttttgaagccaaagccaggaacagactataaacagagaacaggtcataaaggaaagactgagatttctcttcttttcaaatccattcctggcttcagttaaaaaaatgtgtcagataaatttgtgtgtgtaaacgcagccaaaaagactttaaaggggttgtacggtCTAAaggattttttcactaaatatcacacattacaaagttatacaacattgtaatgtgtgttatttaagtgaatggcgcccttccccgtgtttccccccgcTGACtgcggacccggaagtgtgatgtactatacttacggaatcactgtcgaccccggccgccatcttgggatgaAAACGTCACCTTCAGGTGGTTGGCCGGACCGCTccggccctccctcatgccggcccactccagcacgtcatcagctgctaagTTGTGATTTGCTGAGCTCtgttgtgctcagccaatcgcggctgagcagctgatgaggcgcTGGAGGGGGGGCAGCATGAGGGGAGGTCTGGAGCGGTCTGGCcaacctcctgaagatgacgttttcatcccaagatggcggccggggtcgacagtgactccataagtatagtgcatcacacttccgggtccgcaGTCAgcggggggaacatggggaagggggccattcacttaaataacgcattacaatgttgtataactttgcaatgtgtgatatttagtgaaaaaatcctTTAgaccgtactacccctttaacatcctaaTAGTGGGCCTCAATCTATGAGACACATGTGAGGTATCCTATGGATATGGAAACGGAAATGGACTATTGTACAATTATCCCAATCCTCCCGGCGCTCCACTGTATGATATTGTCTACATATTATGGCACCTGTCAGCCAGTCGTCTCTCTCCTATAATAAGTAATAATTGGAGGCCTCTGACGAGGGCACCGGCACTGACACATATCCAGCTCTGCAATCTGCGCTTATATAAACATATCCCGGACAGCTCCGTCTCATCCAGCTGTCATAACTCTTATGAGGAGATTACGTAACTGGCTGTGAGGAAACAGATGGCAGATTCCCCCTTATGCCGACTAATTGGTTGGCAATAAGACACAATACTATACGGTCATAGTGTGCATGTGGAACACCTCATAGGCCTGTAATGAATTATTGGATAAAATAGGGCTCATTAAAATTTGTTTGTAAAATTGTGCAATATATTTTGTGCAATCGGCCTTCTTAAGTACAAGCTACAATCTGTTCCTGGACACTTTCATATACTTAGTTGGGTTTGGCCAAATTTTTCAGTGAAGGGAGAAGTTGCCCAAGACCCCTGACCCAGAGACTTCCAAGAGATGGGACCAAAATTGCAGTGGAATGACCTGTTTGTGACACAGCGTGGCGCTAAAGATTCCAATGTATAATCTCAACATTTGTTAAAGGGGGTTAAAGGGCTAAAGGGGGTATTTTTCATTTATGGCCAGGGatagggtggttatggacgggggaggtcacttacctaccctgttccagcgctgggtcccggatcgcgccacccggtacacccgtcccgcggccgctatctggtgtgagctgccgcatgagacatgacgtctcagggctgctcagccattcagcggccgaggcaggtCTTTGCTACTGCcacatcacgtctcatgcggcagctcacaccagaaaGCGACCACGGAACGGGTGTACCaggcagcgcgatccgggacccagcgcttccccggccataactgaaaaatacccccgggccggagtacccctttaaagggaaccaatcactggaaaaaagcatatagagcttttgaaatgtgctgttagagcacacagcacacttgccacacgtgtttccatagcctccctgcctcccccctgtaagccgcaaagtaactttataaaactggcgccctgtatgctaattacctgaggtagtcacctgggcggtgttcggctagcaggtagtcacggtcccctgggcgttcttccgctgtaatcacgcccctctgggcatgattcaaatggcagagtggctgtggcgtcactcgggagcgcgccgtgcccaacgtcggcgcgcttacgtactgatgccgaacgccgccgcacatgcgcagtgcagtcgcttccattccggttggactgcgcctgtgcagaatagcctcgaactccggctaacaggctattcgaggctattctgcacaggcgcagtaccgccggaatggaagcggctgcactgcgcatgtgcggcggcgtccggcatcagaatgtcacagctactcggccatttgaatcacgcccagaggggcgtgattacagcggtggaacgcccaggggacagtgactacctgctagccgaacaccgcccaggtgactacctcaggtaattagcatacagggcgccagttttataaagttactttgcggcttacacggggaaggcacggaggctatggaaacacgtgtggcaagtgtgctgtgtgctctaacagcacatttcaaaagctctatatgcgtttttccggtgattggttccctttaaggaaatggaactgctttttgttttatttctgaAATAATGCCACTATTCTCTATGGTTTgtgtctggttttgcagcattcaCTTGAATAGGGCTAAGCCGCAATACCAGAGTGGCTGCAACACGTGAGTGGCGCTGTTACTTTTTTTCGTCTCATctcatacaacccctttaaataactgtgCTATCACTAAATATTCTATTCTCTTTAAAGTATACCTTGCTTGTTGCATGGATGACCACTGCTTCAGTTACAGAGGTCAAGAACCTGTATCAAATCAATGCTGACACTTCTAGTTTAGCCTGTTGTGCAGTAATATGGACTTTTTGGGGGAATGAGCAATCTGACTGGCTACCATGGTAAGTGCAGTGTGTCGTATCTTGAGTCTACTGGAAtacatccttaaaaaaaaaaacataagctgCAACATATTTTCTTGGTTCATCCTGTGACCGATGCGCTCagggtcagactggcccacccgaggaccggaggatcctccggtgggcccccagctttagaacctgcactaacactgactgacaagtCATTTCTCACTGCTTCTTCATtgttgggccccagataccccagtccgacactggatgcaATAACAAAGAAGCTACTATACTATATCATAGTTCATCATGCATCGGCCATATAAATGTAGACCTACAAGAAGAGCACAATGCACTCAAATAGACGCTTTTATTGCTGAGTATACACACCGCCCCACTGTGCAATGGTCTCTGGGAGACTTTAAAGCAAGTCCAAGTCCACTGCTTGAAGCCATCACATGAAACTAATATTCTCAATATGTGCGGGAAGTGTTCCTGAAAAGAGATCTGTGTGTTCCTGCGACTGAACAGTCAGTAATAACCCAAGGTAATACCACTGCCAGCAAAGGCAACCTGAGGGCACTTCTAGGGAGATTTTCAATAGATGAACCGCAGCACCAGCCATAACAAAGCCCTGTAATCCTCGTCCAATGGCACGCTGTGTACTGGTCCTGGCGTACAGGAATGGAGATATAGAGGTTGTCAGAATTCGTTTTACACATACACCAGAGATATTTCCAGGAGCC is a genomic window of Dendropsophus ebraccatus isolate aDenEbr1 chromosome 12, aDenEbr1.pat, whole genome shotgun sequence containing:
- the MMP23B gene encoding matrix metalloproteinase-23, with amino-acid sequence MECQRDAGGRGDRFTWVLLGLFGAIVLVAGIFTASSLVTWKTQVDSAVAPMPILRLPYHLRAKRYTLTPGLLKWDHYNLTYRIVSFPRNLINESDTRKGIAEAYRMWSEVTPFHFKEVPADQESDMKIGFYGINHTDCLESRIHYCFDGTTGELAHAYFPQTGEIHFDDSEYWILGDTRFSWKKGVWLTDLVHVAAHEIGHSLGLMHSLNSNALMHINATLTGKKTISQDDLWGIFSLYGCRDRYIVCASWAQKGYCDSRRKPMKKYCPYSCDFCYDFPFPTRMPTPIPPRTKVRLVPEGRNVTFRCGKKIIHKKGKVYWYKDNELLEYSYPGYLSLNDDHMSIIANAINEGLYTCIVKKRDKVLTTYSWNIRVQM